The Drosophila teissieri strain GT53w chromosome X, Prin_Dtei_1.1, whole genome shotgun sequence genome has a segment encoding these proteins:
- the LOC122624551 gene encoding metaxin-2: MDLQQNLTAAMMQSSTEAGKSEEAWPADAQLHHPAAANQLLLPERSSCLAVKTYLRMCNLPFTEQISDNAEFMSPGGRLTHLPLLRLGPVKTLAEFEPIVAQVEVMQGGNALGSWMSEDQRDDMRCLVNYVENVFTLAEIHMSFVDEGNYQLYTAARSAAAHPWPLSAIRRFARRQDAQRILKVYQWQDLDNDQVIQEVGSCADALIAELEEHHEKGYLGGSRPCELDALVFGHVAAIMSTKLPNMELAEVLATYPRLLAHCRRIDESLFDGKLLTSVLEEEQEEQPE, encoded by the coding sequence ATGGACTTGCAGCAAAACTTGACCGCCGCCATGATGCAGTCGTCCACGGAGGCGGGCAAGTCGGAGGAGGCGTGGCCGGCGGACGCCCAACTGCATCATCCGGCGGCGGCCAATCAGCTCCTGTTGCCGGAGCGCTCCAGCTGCCTGGCGGTGAAGACCTATCTGCGCATGTGCAATCTGCCATTTACGGAGCAGATCAGCGACAATGCGGAGTTCATGTCACCCGGTGGCCGGTTGACCCACCTGCCGCTGCTCCGTTTGGGTCCGGTCAAGACTTTGGCGGAATTCGAGCCAATTGTCGCCCAGGTGGAGGTCATGCAAGGGGGCAATGCGCTGGGCAGTTGGATGTCCGAGGATCAGCGGGATGACATGCGCTGTCTGGTGAACTATGTGGAAAATGTCTTCACCCTGGCGGAGATCCACATGAGCTTTGTGGATGAGGGCAACTACCAGCTGTACACGGCAGCCCGCAGTGCAGCAGCTCATCCGTGGCCATTGAGTGCGATTCGTCGGTTTGCCAGGCGGCAGGACGCACAGAGGATCCTGAAGGTCTACCAGTGGCAGGATCTGGATAACGACCAGGTGATCCAGGAGGTGGGCAGCTGTGCCGATGCATTGATCGCCGAACTGGAGGAGCACCATGAGAAGGGCTATCTCGGCGGATCACGGCCATGCGAACTGGACGCCCTGGTCTTTGGCCATGTGGCAGCCATAATGAGCACCAAGCTGCCCAACATGGAACTGGCCGAGGTACTGGCCACCTATCCACGTCTCTTGGCCCACTGTCGCCGCATCGATGAGAGCCTCTTCGATGGCAAACTCCTGACCAGCgtgctggaggaggagcaggaggagcagccggagtag